The Oryza brachyantha chromosome 7, ObraRS2, whole genome shotgun sequence genomic interval TATGAAGAACGTGACTATGCTTGTCATCTTGACTTGGTTGCACGAACCGATGGTATTGAAAATGCTCAGAAGTATATTAAGAGGGTTCCACTACCTTTCAGAAATGAGGTACTCTATGAAACTCTACTTGTGAACTGTGTGCGTGTGGGCGATATCCAGAAGGCAGAAGAAGTCTTCAAGGAGATAAAAGACTTACGCTTGCGTTTAACTCTCAACATCTGCAACCAAATGATATTGTTATACAAGAGGATTGCTTCTGGAAAGGTAGCTGACATACTCATGTTGATGGAGAAGGGAAAGATCGAGCCTTCTGCCTTTACATACAAGCTGCTGATTGACTTGAAAGGGCGGTCAAATGACCTGGCAGGCATTGAGTTGGTCTTAAACGAGATGAAGGCTTGTGGCATTGAGCCTTCTACTTCAACCCAATCAATGGTTGCTATGTTTTACATGCGTGGAGGGCTCATAGAGAAAGCAGAAGCAGTTGTGAAGAAGATGGAAGTGCAGCTCTTGGAGTCGACGAGCAGACGACATGCCATCAGATCTCTTCTTCACCTCTATGCCGCCCTCAACAAGCCAGATGATGTAGCCAGAATATGGAAATTTTGCACAGAACCTAATTTGGAAGATTTCCTGGCTGCAATCAAGGCATGGGCCGAACTCGGTCATATCGAACAAGCAGAGGAGACCTTCGAGGAGATGGCGAACCTGCCAACAAATATATCTTCGAAGTACTACATTGCAATGCTGAATGTCTATGCACATAATAAACTACTGGCTAAGGGCAAACAGTTTGTGGAGAGGATGTGTCGAGACGGGTGTCCGGCCGGTCCTCTAACCTGGGATGCACTTATCAATCTCTATGTGAATTCAGGTGAGGTGGAGAAAGCCGACTCATTTCTCCTGAAAGTGGCAGAAGAAAATCCTGACAGAAGGCCCCTCTTCACTTCGTACGTCTTCTTGATGAAGGGATATGCAAAAAGGGGCGATATCCATAACACTGAGAAGATATTTGATAGGCTGAAGAAGGGCGGGTACCCGGCAAAGTCACTACATTATGGTGTCCTACTTGAAGCCTATGTCAATGCCAAAGCTCCAGCTCATGGGTTCTTGGACAGGATGAGAGGTGACAATGTGCGGCCATCGATAAAACTGCGTACACAATTGAGATCTCTTGGCACCTCTCAGAAAGGACGCATTGCAGAGTTGGACtgaatttttctctctttcgcTCTTGCTTTGTTCTTGTGATGGATCACCCAAAAGCGTTTCTTTAGTAGCTTTACAGATCAGAGGCTACTTGGAGCCAGTAAACTCAAAATACCA includes:
- the LOC102703321 gene encoding pentatricopeptide repeat-containing protein At1g80270, mitochondrial-like is translated as MWPSLRRAAAGGARLKNVSHLLPVSSGFKDGNLCGSWSGVELPFGLDTVFPSIRRLCSEPAERPFSSRNGGDILGQDESDLPDGNLETDGEADQQNGRTDEFKLSETKTKNSGPQFLAVDHSCGTDLQDKTYKPFLYKVVFDAPSNNFSHVLDKWIEDGNRLERNEVMMVLFHLRKQHLYRKALQFVEWMERGKLLNYEERDYACHLDLVARTDGIENAQKYIKRVPLPFRNEVLYETLLVNCVRVGDIQKAEEVFKEIKDLRLRLTLNICNQMILLYKRIASGKVADILMLMEKGKIEPSAFTYKLLIDLKGRSNDLAGIELVLNEMKACGIEPSTSTQSMVAMFYMRGGLIEKAEAVVKKMEVQLLESTSRRHAIRSLLHLYAALNKPDDVARIWKFCTEPNLEDFLAAIKAWAELGHIEQAEETFEEMANLPTNISSKYYIAMLNVYAHNKLLAKGKQFVERMCRDGCPAGPLTWDALINLYVNSGEVEKADSFLLKVAEENPDRRPLFTSYVFLMKGYAKRGDIHNTEKIFDRLKKGGYPAKSLHYGVLLEAYVNAKAPAHGFLDRMRGDNVRPSIKLRTQLRSLGTSQKGRIAELD